In one window of Nocardia brasiliensis DNA:
- a CDS encoding TIGR00730 family Rossman fold protein, protein MVSGQPFAVCVYCSASTVNPVYLDLATAVGSEIARRGWQLVSGGGNVSMMGAIATAARTGGANTIGVIPKHLVHREVADVDADELVVTDTMRQRKQIMEDRADAFLTLPGGIGTLEEFFETWTGGYLGQHNKPVVVLDPDGFYRGLFQWLDELYDRKFVPQPAMDRVTVVTDIPSAFAALEA, encoded by the coding sequence GTGGTGAGCGGACAGCCCTTCGCCGTCTGCGTCTACTGCTCCGCGAGCACCGTCAATCCCGTCTACCTGGATCTGGCCACCGCGGTCGGGTCCGAGATCGCCCGGCGCGGTTGGCAATTGGTCTCCGGTGGCGGCAACGTGTCGATGATGGGCGCGATCGCGACGGCGGCGCGGACCGGCGGCGCGAACACCATCGGGGTGATCCCGAAGCATCTGGTGCACCGCGAGGTCGCCGATGTCGACGCCGACGAACTGGTCGTCACCGACACCATGCGCCAGCGCAAGCAGATCATGGAGGATCGCGCGGACGCCTTCCTGACCCTGCCCGGCGGCATCGGCACGCTGGAAGAGTTCTTCGAAACCTGGACCGGAGGCTATCTGGGACAGCACAATAAGCCCGTGGTGGTGCTGGACCCGGACGGCTTCTACCGAGGCCTGTTCCAGTGGCTCGACGAACTCTACGACCGTAAGTTCGTGCCTCAGCCCGCGATGGACCGCGTCACCGTGGTCACCGACATACCCTCCGCCTTCGCGGCGCTGGAGGCGTGA
- a CDS encoding TIGR00730 family Rossman fold protein, translating into MSTDAADREVANKPKSTAKFRGPVMFRRERASEVGNADRNLLDRRGDTDWVHTDPWRVLRIQAEFVEGFGALAEVPRAVTVFGSARTQPDHPEYQAGLAIGAALARAGFAVITGGGPGAMEAVNRGACEAGGYSIGLGIELPFEQSLNDWVDLGINFRYFFVRKTMFVKYSEAFICLPGGFGTLDELFEALTLVQTRKITRFPIILFGSRYWAGLVDWIRDSLGGSGKISPGDLGLIHVTDSVEEVVQIILSNAESGGAADAIGTEDQW; encoded by the coding sequence ATGTCCACCGACGCCGCTGACCGCGAGGTTGCCAACAAGCCGAAGTCGACAGCCAAGTTCCGCGGACCGGTCATGTTCCGGCGCGAGCGCGCGAGCGAGGTCGGCAATGCCGACCGCAACCTGCTCGACCGCCGCGGCGACACCGACTGGGTGCATACCGATCCGTGGCGGGTGCTGCGCATCCAAGCCGAGTTCGTCGAGGGGTTCGGCGCGCTAGCCGAGGTGCCGCGCGCGGTCACGGTGTTCGGTTCGGCGCGGACCCAGCCGGACCATCCCGAGTACCAGGCGGGCCTCGCCATCGGCGCCGCGCTGGCGCGGGCCGGTTTCGCGGTGATCACCGGCGGCGGTCCCGGCGCGATGGAGGCGGTCAACCGGGGCGCGTGCGAGGCGGGCGGCTATTCGATCGGCCTCGGCATCGAGCTGCCGTTCGAGCAGAGCCTCAACGACTGGGTCGATCTGGGCATCAACTTCCGCTACTTCTTCGTCCGCAAGACGATGTTCGTGAAGTACTCGGAGGCCTTCATCTGCCTGCCCGGCGGGTTCGGCACCCTGGACGAGCTGTTCGAGGCGCTCACCCTGGTGCAGACCCGTAAGATCACCCGTTTCCCGATCATCCTGTTCGGCAGCAGGTACTGGGCCGGGCTGGTCGACTGGATCCGGGACTCGCTCGGCGGTTCCGGCAAGATCTCACCCGGTGACCTCGGCCTGATCCACGTGACCGACAGCGTGGAGGAGGTCGTGCAGATCATCCTGTCCAACGCCGAGTCCGGCGGCGCGGCGGATGCGATCGGCACGGAGGACCAGTGGTGA
- the dapE gene encoding succinyl-diaminopimelate desuccinylase, with amino-acid sequence MTLDLRADPIALTQALVDIPSVSRDEAVITDLVERALREQTTGFEVRRHGNVVLARTNRGLPTRVVLAGHLDTVPIADNVPSHFAVNDAGERVLFGCGAVDMKSGDAVFLHLAATVAEPVHELTLIFYDCEEIASEFNGLGHIERELPQWLDGDLAVLGEPSGGWIEAGCQGTLRVRLSTAGVRAHSARAWLGDNAIHRLAPVLHRLAEYRAREVDIDGCVYREGLSAVRVAGGVAGNVVPDAAEVDVNFRFAPDRTVEQAIEHVHEVFAGLDVSFEVTDSAPGALPGLTAPAAKDLIASVHNHGGGGVRAKYGWTDVARFAARGIPAVNFGPGDPNLAHKRDEHVPVDQITAVTAMLRAYLTGNRQDAD; translated from the coding sequence GTGACCCTTGATCTGCGGGCGGACCCGATCGCGCTGACCCAAGCTCTGGTGGATATTCCGAGTGTGTCGCGGGACGAGGCGGTGATCACCGATCTCGTCGAGCGGGCGTTGCGCGAGCAGACGACGGGGTTCGAGGTGCGCAGGCACGGCAATGTGGTGCTGGCGCGCACGAATCGGGGCCTGCCCACGCGGGTGGTGCTGGCCGGGCACCTGGACACGGTGCCGATCGCCGACAATGTCCCGAGCCATTTCGCGGTGAACGATGCGGGCGAGCGGGTGCTGTTCGGCTGCGGGGCGGTGGACATGAAGTCCGGGGACGCGGTGTTCCTGCACCTGGCCGCGACGGTCGCCGAGCCGGTGCACGAGCTGACCCTGATCTTCTACGACTGCGAGGAGATCGCCTCGGAGTTCAACGGACTCGGGCATATCGAACGGGAGCTGCCGCAGTGGCTGGACGGCGATCTGGCCGTGCTCGGCGAACCCTCCGGCGGTTGGATCGAGGCGGGTTGCCAAGGGACGCTGCGGGTTCGGCTGTCGACGGCGGGCGTGCGCGCGCATTCGGCGCGGGCGTGGCTCGGCGACAACGCGATTCACCGTCTCGCGCCGGTCCTGCACCGGCTCGCCGAGTATCGGGCCCGCGAGGTCGACATCGACGGCTGTGTCTACCGCGAGGGGTTGTCCGCGGTGCGCGTCGCGGGCGGGGTGGCGGGCAATGTGGTGCCCGACGCCGCCGAGGTGGACGTGAACTTCCGTTTCGCGCCGGACCGCACGGTCGAGCAGGCGATCGAGCACGTGCACGAGGTCTTCGCCGGCCTGGACGTGAGCTTCGAGGTGACGGACTCGGCTCCTGGCGCGCTGCCCGGCCTGACCGCGCCGGCCGCGAAGGACCTGATCGCCTCGGTGCACAACCATGGCGGCGGCGGGGTGCGCGCCAAGTACGGCTGGACCGATGTCGCCCGGTTCGCGGCCCGCGGCATCCCCGCGGTGAACTTCGGTCCCGGCGATCCCAATCTCGCGCACAAGCGCGACGAGCACGTCCCGGTCGACCAGATCACCGCGGTCACCGCCATGCTGCGCGCCTACCTCACTGGAAACCGGCAGGACGCGGACTGA
- the dapD gene encoding 2,3,4,5-tetrahydropyridine-2,6-dicarboxylate N-succinyltransferase, protein MSTQGAAAVGIANVTADGTVLDTWYPNPELGAFAETGTKRLDEAPAEYAALLGFDEARGVDVVAVRTTIADLSAAPVDAHDVYLRLHLLSHRLVRPHEVSLDGQFGLLSNVVWTNHGPAAVEGFEATRAKLRARGPVTVYSVDKFPRMVDYVVPSGVRIGDADRVRLGAHLAAGTTVMHEGFVNFNAGTLGNSMVEGRISAGVVVGDGSDIGGGASIMGTLSGGGTTVISIGERSLLGANAGVGIPLGDDCVVEAGLYVTAGTKVTGPDGTVVKASTLSGQNNLLFRRNSVTGAVEVVPHKGTGVELNAALHAND, encoded by the coding sequence GTGAGTACTCAGGGAGCAGCAGCAGTCGGTATCGCCAACGTGACCGCGGACGGGACCGTCCTGGACACCTGGTACCCGAATCCGGAGCTCGGCGCGTTCGCCGAGACCGGCACCAAACGGCTGGACGAGGCGCCGGCCGAATACGCGGCGCTGCTCGGTTTCGACGAGGCGCGCGGGGTCGACGTGGTCGCGGTGCGTACCACGATCGCCGACCTGTCCGCCGCGCCGGTCGACGCGCACGACGTCTACCTGCGCCTGCACCTGCTCTCCCATCGCCTGGTCCGCCCGCACGAGGTGAGCCTGGACGGACAGTTCGGCCTGCTCAGCAACGTGGTGTGGACCAACCACGGCCCCGCCGCGGTGGAGGGCTTCGAGGCCACCCGCGCCAAGCTGCGCGCCCGCGGCCCGGTCACCGTGTACAGCGTCGACAAGTTCCCGCGCATGGTCGACTACGTGGTGCCCTCCGGTGTGCGCATCGGCGACGCGGACCGGGTCCGCCTCGGCGCGCACCTGGCCGCGGGCACCACCGTCATGCACGAGGGCTTCGTCAACTTCAACGCGGGCACCCTGGGCAACTCCATGGTCGAGGGCCGCATCTCGGCAGGCGTTGTGGTCGGCGACGGCTCCGATATCGGGGGCGGCGCGTCCATCATGGGCACCCTGTCCGGCGGCGGCACCACCGTCATCTCGATCGGCGAGCGTTCGCTGCTCGGCGCGAACGCCGGCGTCGGCATCCCGCTCGGCGACGACTGCGTCGTCGAGGCGGGCCTCTACGTCACCGCGGGCACCAAGGTCACCGGCCCGGACGGCACCGTCGTCAAGGCCAGCACGCTCAGCGGACAGAACAACCTGCTGTTCCGCCGCAACTCCGTCACCGGCGCGGTGGAAGTGGTGCCGCACAAGGGCACCGGCGTCGAACTCAACGCCGCCCTGCACGCCAACGACTGA
- a CDS encoding acyl-CoA synthetase, whose translation MSFGPPLLLRSLHPLAVAGGADIPNAVTIDGVTLSRSDLLGAATSVAERVARADRVAVLAEPTVDTVLAVVGCLIAGVTVVPVPPDSGTAELAHILADSGAQAWLGKAPEGSELPVVPVRVHARSWHTYPEPDPAATAFVLYTSGTTGLPKGVLLSRGAIAAGLDALADAWAWTANDTLVHGLPLFHVHGLILGLLGPLRVGSPLVHTGKPTPQAYAAAHGTLYFGVPTVWSRVVEDPAAAKELAAARLLVSGSAPLPVPVFEKLRELTGHAPIERYGMSETMITLSTRADGERRPGWVGTAVRGVRTRLRDEAGGEVAHDGESIGALQVRGPMLFDGYLNRAEATAESWTEDGWFKTGDVAAIDADGFHRIVGRESVDLIKSGGYRIGAGEVETVLLGHPGVAEVAVAGLPDPDLGQRIVAFVVPRVPTPETLPADLIAYVAEQLSVHKRPREVRLVESLPRNAMGKVQKKRLT comes from the coding sequence ATGTCGTTCGGTCCGCCGCTGTTGCTCCGCTCCCTGCACCCGCTCGCCGTCGCAGGCGGCGCGGACATCCCGAATGCCGTCACCATCGACGGGGTGACGCTGTCGCGCAGTGATCTGCTCGGCGCCGCGACCTCGGTGGCGGAACGGGTCGCCAGGGCCGACCGGGTCGCCGTGCTGGCCGAACCGACCGTCGACACCGTGCTCGCCGTGGTGGGCTGTCTGATCGCGGGGGTGACCGTGGTGCCGGTGCCGCCGGACTCGGGTACCGCCGAACTCGCGCACATCCTGGCCGACTCCGGCGCGCAGGCGTGGCTCGGCAAGGCGCCCGAGGGCAGCGAACTTCCGGTGGTTCCGGTCCGGGTGCACGCCAGGTCGTGGCACACCTATCCCGAACCCGACCCGGCGGCAACGGCTTTCGTGCTCTACACCTCCGGCACCACCGGTCTGCCGAAGGGGGTGCTGTTGAGTCGCGGCGCCATCGCCGCCGGGCTCGACGCGCTCGCCGATGCGTGGGCGTGGACCGCGAACGACACTCTGGTGCACGGACTTCCGCTGTTCCACGTGCACGGACTGATCCTCGGGCTGCTCGGTCCGTTGCGGGTGGGCAGCCCGCTGGTGCACACCGGCAAGCCGACCCCGCAGGCCTACGCCGCCGCGCACGGCACCCTGTACTTCGGCGTGCCGACCGTGTGGTCGCGAGTCGTCGAAGACCCCGCGGCGGCAAAGGAACTGGCTGCCGCCCGGCTGCTCGTCTCGGGCAGCGCGCCGCTGCCCGTCCCGGTGTTCGAGAAGCTGCGCGAACTGACCGGTCACGCGCCCATCGAGCGTTACGGGATGAGCGAAACCATGATCACCCTGTCCACCAGGGCCGACGGCGAGCGCCGCCCCGGCTGGGTCGGCACCGCGGTGCGCGGCGTGCGGACGCGGCTGCGCGACGAGGCGGGCGGCGAGGTCGCCCACGACGGGGAAAGCATCGGCGCGCTGCAGGTGCGCGGCCCGATGCTGTTCGACGGCTACCTGAACCGTGCCGAAGCGACCGCCGAGAGCTGGACCGAGGACGGCTGGTTCAAGACCGGCGACGTCGCCGCCATCGACGCCGACGGCTTCCACCGCATCGTCGGCCGCGAGTCGGTGGATCTCATCAAGTCCGGCGGCTACCGCATCGGCGCGGGCGAGGTGGAGACCGTGCTGCTCGGCCATCCCGGCGTCGCCGAGGTAGCGGTGGCAGGCCTACCCGATCCGGACCTCGGCCAGCGCATTGTCGCCTTCGTCGTCCCTCGCGTCCCCACTCCGGAAACGCTGCCTGCGGACTTGATCGCCTATGTAGCCGAACAACTTTCGGTCCACAAACGCCCCCGCGAGGTCCGCCTCGTCGAAAGCCTCCCCCGCAACGCGATGGGCAAGGTCCAGAAAAAGCGCCTCACCTGA
- a CDS encoding TetR/AcrR family transcriptional regulator, whose translation MAKLTRLLPRIRSAGPEDRNQARVLDAALLAFLDFGIKRTSMVEVARRCGLSLATLYRRFASKSELIEAVGLRQTREFVEQVDAALQQQVDREASAHEQIVELFAAFITGLRDNRLVHRLLATEPELLLPFLTIKGAPIIELGRDYLSEFITRLQREGKLPEYDPEPLAEMIARTALSLALTPQTVIPLHDDAAIRQFARDHIVVSFRVP comes from the coding sequence ATGGCGAAGTTGACCAGACTCCTGCCGCGGATCCGGAGCGCGGGTCCGGAGGATCGCAATCAGGCACGGGTGCTCGATGCCGCACTGCTGGCGTTCCTCGACTTCGGCATCAAGCGCACCAGCATGGTCGAGGTCGCGCGGCGCTGCGGGCTCTCGCTCGCCACGCTGTACCGGCGCTTCGCGAGCAAGTCCGAACTGATCGAAGCGGTCGGACTTCGCCAGACCAGAGAGTTCGTCGAGCAGGTCGACGCGGCGCTGCAACAGCAGGTCGATCGGGAGGCGAGCGCGCACGAGCAGATCGTCGAGCTCTTCGCCGCGTTCATCACGGGCCTGCGCGACAACCGGCTCGTGCATCGGCTGCTGGCCACCGAACCCGAACTGCTGCTGCCCTTCCTGACCATCAAGGGCGCCCCGATCATCGAACTGGGCCGCGACTATCTCTCCGAGTTCATCACTCGGCTCCAGCGCGAGGGAAAACTGCCCGAGTACGACCCGGAACCGCTGGCGGAGATGATCGCGCGCACCGCGCTGTCGCTGGCGCTCACGCCACAGACCGTCATCCCGCTGCACGACGACGCGGCGATCCGGCAGTTCGCCCGCGATCACATTGTCGTCTCGTTCCGCGTGCCGTAG
- a CDS encoding oxygenase MpaB family protein codes for MTALLRADEHGPGEVQPFEPLTPETIQPYLDGLAAFLGGTANVIMQLSLRPVGRGVLESTVDSGKVTLHPVKRLRTTLTYIAVAMMGSDEERAAYREAVNRSHRPVRSGAQSPVKYNAFDPKLQLWVAGTIYWGLDDLYTRMHGSLDPADSEALYQYSARLGTTLQMRQEMWPADRASFLAWWEENLVQYRIEPALRDYFDDLIDLRMMPRPVQLAFAGLQRFMVAGLLPQHVRDEMRMSWTERDQRRFDQLLRGISLVHNRLPKQARLFPLNAYMFDLRRRMRLGKPLV; via the coding sequence ATGACCGCACTGCTGCGCGCCGACGAGCACGGGCCGGGCGAGGTTCAGCCCTTCGAGCCCCTCACACCCGAAACCATCCAGCCGTACCTGGACGGCCTCGCGGCATTTCTCGGCGGCACCGCCAACGTGATCATGCAGCTGAGCCTGCGGCCGGTCGGGCGCGGCGTGCTGGAAAGCACGGTGGACAGCGGCAAGGTCACCCTGCATCCGGTGAAGCGGCTGCGCACCACGCTCACCTATATCGCCGTCGCGATGATGGGCTCCGACGAGGAGCGCGCGGCCTACCGCGAGGCGGTCAATCGTTCGCATCGCCCGGTGCGCTCCGGCGCGCAGAGCCCGGTGAAATACAACGCCTTCGACCCGAAACTGCAACTGTGGGTGGCGGGCACGATCTACTGGGGCCTCGACGACCTGTACACCCGGATGCACGGCTCGCTCGATCCGGCCGACTCCGAGGCGCTCTACCAGTACAGCGCCCGGCTCGGCACCACCCTCCAGATGCGCCAGGAGATGTGGCCCGCCGACCGCGCGAGCTTCCTCGCGTGGTGGGAGGAAAACCTGGTGCAGTACCGGATCGAGCCCGCGCTGCGCGACTACTTCGATGACCTCATCGACCTGCGGATGATGCCGCGACCGGTCCAGCTCGCCTTCGCCGGGCTGCAGCGCTTCATGGTGGCCGGGCTGCTGCCGCAGCATGTGCGCGACGAGATGCGGATGAGCTGGACCGAGCGTGATCAACGCCGATTCGACCAACTGCTGCGGGGTATCTCCCTGGTGCACAACCGGCTGCCCAAGCAGGCGCGGCTGTTTCCGTTGAACGCCTACATGTTCGACCTGCGCAGGCGGATGCGGCTCGGCAAGCCACTGGTATAG
- a CDS encoding proline dehydrogenase family protein, whose product MNPLRPVILAAAASPRLRRAVTGLPLTAGIVERFVAGETRAELIEVARTLLGSGRMVSVDFLGENTTDRAQADATVSEYLSLIAELSALKRPALPGITATPVEVSVKLSALGQALPGDGPAVAAANLRTLCAAAARADVWVSVDAEDHTTTAATVATVLAARAEFPWLGAVVQAYLHRAEADCRSLSGPDSRVRLCKGAYREPAEVAFQRAAEVTDSYLRCLEVLMRGAGYPMVATHDPVPIVAAEQLARETGRGPGGFEHQMLYGVREDKQRRLAAAGTAVRVYVPYGSQWYGYLTRRLAERPANLTFFLRALVSKS is encoded by the coding sequence GTGAACCCGCTGCGCCCGGTGATCCTCGCGGCGGCGGCGTCACCGCGGCTGCGGCGCGCGGTCACCGGGCTGCCGCTGACGGCGGGCATCGTCGAGCGGTTCGTCGCGGGGGAGACCAGGGCCGAGCTCATCGAAGTGGCGCGGACGCTGCTCGGCAGCGGCCGGATGGTCAGCGTGGACTTCCTCGGGGAGAACACCACCGATCGCGCGCAGGCCGATGCCACGGTGTCGGAGTATCTTTCGTTGATCGCGGAACTGTCGGCGTTGAAACGCCCTGCGCTACCGGGGATCACGGCGACACCGGTCGAGGTCTCGGTGAAACTGTCCGCGCTCGGTCAGGCACTGCCTGGCGACGGTCCCGCGGTCGCTGCCGCGAACCTGCGCACCCTCTGCGCGGCGGCCGCGCGGGCCGATGTCTGGGTGAGCGTCGATGCCGAGGACCACACCACCACCGCGGCCACGGTGGCGACGGTGCTCGCCGCGCGCGCCGAATTCCCTTGGCTCGGTGCGGTGGTGCAGGCGTACCTGCATCGCGCCGAGGCGGACTGCCGGTCGCTGTCCGGACCCGATTCGCGGGTGCGACTGTGCAAGGGCGCCTATCGGGAACCGGCCGAGGTCGCCTTCCAGCGTGCTGCCGAGGTGACCGACTCCTACCTGCGCTGCCTCGAAGTGCTGATGCGGGGCGCGGGCTATCCGATGGTGGCCACCCACGATCCGGTGCCGATCGTCGCCGCCGAGCAGCTCGCCCGCGAGACCGGCCGTGGTCCAGGCGGATTCGAGCACCAGATGCTCTACGGGGTGCGGGAGGACAAGCAGCGCCGATTGGCCGCGGCGGGCACGGCCGTGCGCGTGTACGTCCCATACGGCAGCCAGTGGTACGGCTATCTGACCCGGCGGCTGGCGGAACGACCGGCCAATCTCACGTTCTTCCTGCGCGCGTTGGTCAGCAAGTCGTGA